The Ictidomys tridecemlineatus isolate mIctTri1 chromosome 6, mIctTri1.hap1, whole genome shotgun sequence genome includes a region encoding these proteins:
- the Smug1 gene encoding single-strand selective monofunctional uracil DNA glycosylase isoform X4 — translation MRPLSSSIPGDSSMAVPQAFPLGPLHEPVGALMEPQLCPQSLAEGFLQEELRLNAELRQLQFSEPVGIIYNPVDYAWEPHRTYVTRYCQGPKEVLFLGMNPGPFGMAQTGVPFGEVSMVRDWLGIGGSVSPPPQEHPKRPVLGLECPQTEVSGARFWGFFRNLCGQPEVFFRHCFVHNLCPLLFLAPSGRNLTPAELPAKQREQLLGICDAALCRQCWLYRISRSILFVRLVNSDGKMDYPL, via the exons ATGAGACCTCTGTCCTCCTCTATTCCAGGTGACAGCAGCATGGCTGTACCCCAGGCTTTCCCACTGGGGCCCCTCCACGAGCCTGTAGGTGCCCTGATGGAGCCCCAGCTATGTCCTCAAAGCTTGGCTGAGGGCTTCCTGCAGGAGGAGCTTCGGCTTAATGCTGAGCTAAGGCAACTGCAGTTTTCAGAGCCTGTGGGCATCATCTACAATCCAGTGGATTACGCATGGGAGCCACATCGCACCTATGTGACTCGTTACTGCCAGGGCCCCAAGGAAGTGCTCTTCCTCGGCATGAACCCGGGACCTTTTGGCATGGCTCAGACTGGG GTGCCCTTTGGGGAAGTGAGCATGGTTCGAGACTGGTTGGGCATTGGGGGGTCTGTGTCACCTCCTCCCCAGGAGCATCCCAAGCGACCAGTGCTGGGACTGGAGTGCCCACAGACAGAGGTGAGCGGTGCCCGATTCTGGGGCTTTTTCCGGAACCTCTGTGGACAGCCTGAAGTCTTCTTCCGTCACTGCTTTGTCCACAATCTGTGTCCTCTGCTCTTCCTGGCTCCCAGTGGGCGCAACCTCACCCCTGCCGAGCTGCCTGCAAAGCAGAGAGAACAGCTTCTTGGGATTTGCGACGCAGCCCTCTGCCGGCAG TGTTGGCTCTACAGAATCAGCAGAAG cATTCTTTTTGTGAGACTTGTGAACTCTGATGGAAAAATGGATTATCCTCTCTAA
- the Smug1 gene encoding single-strand selective monofunctional uracil DNA glycosylase isoform X1, giving the protein MRPLSSSIPGDSSMAVPQAFPLGPLHEPVGALMEPQLCPQSLAEGFLQEELRLNAELRQLQFSEPVGIIYNPVDYAWEPHRTYVTRYCQGPKEVLFLGMNPGPFGMAQTGVPFGEVSMVRDWLGIGGSVSPPPQEHPKRPVLGLECPQTEVSGARFWGFFRNLCGQPEVFFRHCFVHNLCPLLFLAPSGRNLTPAELPAKQREQLLGICDAALCRQVQLLGVRLVVGVGRLAEQRARRALAGLMPEVQVEGLLHPSPRSPQANKGWEVVAKERLNELGLLPLLTK; this is encoded by the exons ATGAGACCTCTGTCCTCCTCTATTCCAGGTGACAGCAGCATGGCTGTACCCCAGGCTTTCCCACTGGGGCCCCTCCACGAGCCTGTAGGTGCCCTGATGGAGCCCCAGCTATGTCCTCAAAGCTTGGCTGAGGGCTTCCTGCAGGAGGAGCTTCGGCTTAATGCTGAGCTAAGGCAACTGCAGTTTTCAGAGCCTGTGGGCATCATCTACAATCCAGTGGATTACGCATGGGAGCCACATCGCACCTATGTGACTCGTTACTGCCAGGGCCCCAAGGAAGTGCTCTTCCTCGGCATGAACCCGGGACCTTTTGGCATGGCTCAGACTGGG GTGCCCTTTGGGGAAGTGAGCATGGTTCGAGACTGGTTGGGCATTGGGGGGTCTGTGTCACCTCCTCCCCAGGAGCATCCCAAGCGACCAGTGCTGGGACTGGAGTGCCCACAGACAGAGGTGAGCGGTGCCCGATTCTGGGGCTTTTTCCGGAACCTCTGTGGACAGCCTGAAGTCTTCTTCCGTCACTGCTTTGTCCACAATCTGTGTCCTCTGCTCTTCCTGGCTCCCAGTGGGCGCAACCTCACCCCTGCCGAGCTGCCTGCAAAGCAGAGAGAACAGCTTCTTGGGATTTGCGACGCAGCCCTCTGCCGGCAGGTGCAGCTATTGGGGGTGCGGCTGGTAGTAGGAGTGGGGCGACTGGCAGAGCAGCGGGCACGACGGGCCCTGGCAGGTCTGATGCCAGAGGTCCAGGTGGAGGGCCTCCTGCATCCTTCTCCCCGGAGCCCACAGGCCAACAAGGGCTGGGAGGTGGTAGCCAAGGAAAGGCTCAATGAGTTGGGGTTGCTGCCTCTGCTGACAAAATGA
- the Smug1 gene encoding single-strand selective monofunctional uracil DNA glycosylase isoform X3, with amino-acid sequence MRPLSSSIPGDSSMAVPQAFPLGPLHEPVGALMEPQLCPQSLAEGFLQEELRLNAELRQLQFSEPVGIIYNPVDYAWEPHRTYVTRYCQGPKEVLFLGMNPGPFGMAQTGVPFGEVSMVRDWLGIGGSVSPPPQEHPKRPVLGLECPQTEVSGARFWGFFRNLCGQPEVFFRHCFVHNLCPLLFLAPSGRNLTPAELPAKQREQLLGICDAALCRQCWLYRISRRWASCILLYLIISLGVPMQLSILDRNFKRSYFLFQRKDF; translated from the exons ATGAGACCTCTGTCCTCCTCTATTCCAGGTGACAGCAGCATGGCTGTACCCCAGGCTTTCCCACTGGGGCCCCTCCACGAGCCTGTAGGTGCCCTGATGGAGCCCCAGCTATGTCCTCAAAGCTTGGCTGAGGGCTTCCTGCAGGAGGAGCTTCGGCTTAATGCTGAGCTAAGGCAACTGCAGTTTTCAGAGCCTGTGGGCATCATCTACAATCCAGTGGATTACGCATGGGAGCCACATCGCACCTATGTGACTCGTTACTGCCAGGGCCCCAAGGAAGTGCTCTTCCTCGGCATGAACCCGGGACCTTTTGGCATGGCTCAGACTGGG GTGCCCTTTGGGGAAGTGAGCATGGTTCGAGACTGGTTGGGCATTGGGGGGTCTGTGTCACCTCCTCCCCAGGAGCATCCCAAGCGACCAGTGCTGGGACTGGAGTGCCCACAGACAGAGGTGAGCGGTGCCCGATTCTGGGGCTTTTTCCGGAACCTCTGTGGACAGCCTGAAGTCTTCTTCCGTCACTGCTTTGTCCACAATCTGTGTCCTCTGCTCTTCCTGGCTCCCAGTGGGCGCAACCTCACCCCTGCCGAGCTGCCTGCAAAGCAGAGAGAACAGCTTCTTGGGATTTGCGACGCAGCCCTCTGCCGGCAG TGTTGGCTCTACAGAATCAGCAGAAGGTGGGCTTCTTGCATACTGCTCTACCTCATTATTTCCTTGGGAGTCCCTATGCAGCTGAGTATCCTAGACAGGAACTTCAAAAGGTCATATTTCCTATTTCagagaaaagacttttaa
- the Smug1 gene encoding single-strand selective monofunctional uracil DNA glycosylase isoform X2 has protein sequence MAVPQAFPLGPLHEPVGALMEPQLCPQSLAEGFLQEELRLNAELRQLQFSEPVGIIYNPVDYAWEPHRTYVTRYCQGPKEVLFLGMNPGPFGMAQTGVPFGEVSMVRDWLGIGGSVSPPPQEHPKRPVLGLECPQTEVSGARFWGFFRNLCGQPEVFFRHCFVHNLCPLLFLAPSGRNLTPAELPAKQREQLLGICDAALCRQVQLLGVRLVVGVGRLAEQRARRALAGLMPEVQVEGLLHPSPRSPQANKGWEVVAKERLNELGLLPLLTK, from the exons ATGGCTGTACCCCAGGCTTTCCCACTGGGGCCCCTCCACGAGCCTGTAGGTGCCCTGATGGAGCCCCAGCTATGTCCTCAAAGCTTGGCTGAGGGCTTCCTGCAGGAGGAGCTTCGGCTTAATGCTGAGCTAAGGCAACTGCAGTTTTCAGAGCCTGTGGGCATCATCTACAATCCAGTGGATTACGCATGGGAGCCACATCGCACCTATGTGACTCGTTACTGCCAGGGCCCCAAGGAAGTGCTCTTCCTCGGCATGAACCCGGGACCTTTTGGCATGGCTCAGACTGGG GTGCCCTTTGGGGAAGTGAGCATGGTTCGAGACTGGTTGGGCATTGGGGGGTCTGTGTCACCTCCTCCCCAGGAGCATCCCAAGCGACCAGTGCTGGGACTGGAGTGCCCACAGACAGAGGTGAGCGGTGCCCGATTCTGGGGCTTTTTCCGGAACCTCTGTGGACAGCCTGAAGTCTTCTTCCGTCACTGCTTTGTCCACAATCTGTGTCCTCTGCTCTTCCTGGCTCCCAGTGGGCGCAACCTCACCCCTGCCGAGCTGCCTGCAAAGCAGAGAGAACAGCTTCTTGGGATTTGCGACGCAGCCCTCTGCCGGCAGGTGCAGCTATTGGGGGTGCGGCTGGTAGTAGGAGTGGGGCGACTGGCAGAGCAGCGGGCACGACGGGCCCTGGCAGGTCTGATGCCAGAGGTCCAGGTGGAGGGCCTCCTGCATCCTTCTCCCCGGAGCCCACAGGCCAACAAGGGCTGGGAGGTGGTAGCCAAGGAAAGGCTCAATGAGTTGGGGTTGCTGCCTCTGCTGACAAAATGA
- the Smug1 gene encoding single-strand selective monofunctional uracil DNA glycosylase isoform X6, protein MVRDWLGIGGSVSPPPQEHPKRPVLGLECPQTEVSGARFWGFFRNLCGQPEVFFRHCFVHNLCPLLFLAPSGRNLTPAELPAKQREQLLGICDAALCRQVQLLGVRLVVGVGRLAEQRARRALAGLMPEVQVEGLLHPSPRSPQANKGWEVVAKERLNELGLLPLLTK, encoded by the coding sequence ATGGTTCGAGACTGGTTGGGCATTGGGGGGTCTGTGTCACCTCCTCCCCAGGAGCATCCCAAGCGACCAGTGCTGGGACTGGAGTGCCCACAGACAGAGGTGAGCGGTGCCCGATTCTGGGGCTTTTTCCGGAACCTCTGTGGACAGCCTGAAGTCTTCTTCCGTCACTGCTTTGTCCACAATCTGTGTCCTCTGCTCTTCCTGGCTCCCAGTGGGCGCAACCTCACCCCTGCCGAGCTGCCTGCAAAGCAGAGAGAACAGCTTCTTGGGATTTGCGACGCAGCCCTCTGCCGGCAGGTGCAGCTATTGGGGGTGCGGCTGGTAGTAGGAGTGGGGCGACTGGCAGAGCAGCGGGCACGACGGGCCCTGGCAGGTCTGATGCCAGAGGTCCAGGTGGAGGGCCTCCTGCATCCTTCTCCCCGGAGCCCACAGGCCAACAAGGGCTGGGAGGTGGTAGCCAAGGAAAGGCTCAATGAGTTGGGGTTGCTGCCTCTGCTGACAAAATGA